A DNA window from Buttiauxella agrestis contains the following coding sequences:
- a CDS encoding winged helix-turn-helix domain-containing protein — MKKVFVINNCVRFDPYSRTLTSIETPENSVQLHTPACECLLLLLIHNGETLSHTFLSEEVWIKKGSYVTTNSLYQNIAAIRRGLKTVGLEEDILKTVPKLGFQIYASIEEEQLPLVNGRKVEAVAALSESKTSDASEEVTRPPTLELTKEKTGINIRFKLFFLLLTLIFISGLFFAYQQLRNDDQFFSAYNPIGAINQCDLYSSYPDKQKSKATFLSIVTSGDVKCPAGGKAYLTFNLDNRLSSVLLCEKKVEDVNTDCMTVVYSGVTHEKL, encoded by the coding sequence ATGAAGAAAGTCTTCGTCATCAATAACTGTGTGCGGTTTGATCCTTACTCCCGGACACTAACGTCTATTGAAACACCGGAAAACAGCGTGCAGCTGCACACACCCGCCTGCGAATGTTTGCTGCTGTTATTAATACATAACGGCGAAACGTTGAGTCATACCTTTCTTTCTGAAGAAGTCTGGATTAAAAAAGGGAGTTATGTGACGACCAATTCGCTTTATCAAAATATCGCAGCAATTCGTCGTGGCCTGAAGACCGTGGGGCTGGAAGAGGATATTCTAAAAACTGTTCCTAAACTTGGGTTTCAGATTTATGCGTCAATAGAAGAAGAACAACTGCCTTTAGTTAATGGACGCAAAGTTGAGGCGGTGGCTGCATTGAGCGAATCAAAAACATCTGACGCCAGCGAAGAAGTCACCCGCCCCCCTACGCTTGAGTTAACAAAAGAAAAAACAGGTATTAATATCCGGTTTAAGTTATTTTTTCTTTTGTTAACTCTCATTTTCATCAGCGGATTATTCTTCGCATACCAGCAATTGAGGAATGACGATCAATTTTTCTCTGCCTACAATCCTATCGGGGCGATTAACCAATGCGACCTGTACTCGTCTTATCCTGATAAACAGAAAAGCAAAGCCACTTTTTTAAGCATCGTAACGTCCGGGGATGTGAAATGCCCGGCAGGAGGGAAAGCATATTTGACCTTTAATCTTGATAATCGGCTGTCATCCGTTTTACTGTGTGAAAAAAAAGTAGAAGACGTCAACACTGACTGTATGACGGTGGTGTATTCCGGAGTGACACATGAAAAACTATAA
- a CDS encoding winged helix-turn-helix domain-containing protein, which produces MGLQLYGYLIGKDIHLDIDNKRLYRVSLSGNEKNVTFCATNINDTMMHLLLYLLQNARAKVVTKEELLKKIWEEHNLTSSTQRLWQVLNGLSMKLSLLGLPEDFIKNNKGRGYVITYDEIMPLYYKYNECHYDFGVNAREL; this is translated from the coding sequence ATGGGACTTCAGTTATATGGGTACCTGATTGGTAAAGATATTCATTTAGATATCGATAACAAAAGATTATATCGGGTTTCTTTATCAGGGAATGAGAAGAATGTGACTTTTTGCGCCACCAATATCAACGACACTATGATGCATCTTCTTCTTTATCTGTTGCAGAATGCCAGAGCCAAAGTGGTGACAAAGGAGGAGTTGCTTAAAAAAATTTGGGAGGAGCATAATCTCACTTCATCTACTCAGAGGTTATGGCAGGTTTTAAACGGCTTATCGATGAAGTTATCGTTGTTGGGTTTGCCGGAAGATTTTATAAAAAACAATAAGGGCAGAGGTTACGTAATAACTTACGATGAGATAATGCCACTTTATTATAAATACAATGAGTGCCACTACGATTTTGGTGTCAACGCCAGGGAATTATAA